The following proteins are co-located in the Numida meleagris isolate 19003 breed g44 Domestic line chromosome 8, NumMel1.0, whole genome shotgun sequence genome:
- the KIF4A gene encoding chromosome-associated kinesin KIF4A isoform X2, which yields MVREEEKGIPVRVALRCRPLVPKETSEGCQMCLSFVPGEPQVIVGSDKAFTYDYVFEPSVEQEEVFNTAVAPLIRGIFKGYNATVLAYGQTGSGKTYSMGGTYTASQEHDPSMGVIPRVIKLLFKEKEQRQDWEFVLKVSYLEIYNEDILDLLCSSRERSSQISIREDPKEGIKIVGLTERNVACARDTVSCLEQGNNSRTVASTAMNSQSSRSHAIFTICIDQKKKNDKNCSFHSKLHLVDLAGSERQKKTKAEGDRLKEGININRGLLCLGNVISALGEENKKGGFVPYRDSKLTRLLQDSLGGNSHTLMIACVSPADSNLEETLNTLRYADRARKIKNKPIVNVDPQAAELHHLKQQVQQLQVLLLQAHGGTLPVSINMAPSENLQSLMEKNQSLMEENEKLSRGLSEAAGQTAQMLERIILTEQENEKMNAKLEQLQQHAVCKLDLQKLVETVEDEELKENVEVIRDLQQVLAQFQSENTATMEAATEMANSEQEATDEAETGQVTKRSSDDFTTQHALRQAQMSKELVELNKALALKEALAKKMTQNGSQLEPIQSQYQTNIKDLELEVSNLQKEKEELILALNMAKKDVNQAKLSERRRKRLQELEGQINELKKKLNEQAKLLKLKESTERTVSKLNQEIREMKNQRVQLMRQMKEDAEKFRQWKQQKDKEVIQLKERDRKRQYELLKLERDFQKQASVLRRKTEEAAAANKRLKDALQKQREAADKRKESQNRGMEGVAARVKSWLANEVEVLVSTEEARRHLADLLEDRKILAQELLQLKEKKDSGENPPSKLRRRTYSITDLQASEMDLSLSKQIESLETEMELRSAQIADLQQKLLDADNGDRAKQRWDNIATILEAKCALKYLLGELVSSKVQESKLESSLQQSKASCSDIQKMLTEERNHATEMEAEFQNQLLLQEQQHQEKVLYLLSQFQQKEAAEKRLEDSLNEQEKQMQERLKFQEEELKKMREICEKNQELLQENDILKQKLLLVQVASGQKLRRIQQVSPESPDSPFDYIPPKPKTRRQTVAKPRAPTPEMDVEELLSDSGESGEEEDAEWVPVKAAKGTKKSVTGCFCKGRCGNRQCGCRKQKVGCTAGCSCDSAKCRNRDPGFPDATMCEDQTKDSEGSFKLEDLAEVTAGETFFQPVYIPPNMKVLKDITDQDVFTKKPSTAASLLVRDEESQENQLPFVKKKKRMLSSNTSFFSGCTPIKEEIN from the exons ATGGTgcgggaggaggagaaggggatcCCGGTGCGCGTGGCGCTGCGCTGCCGCCCGCTGGTGCCGAAGGAGACGAGCGAGGGCTGCCAGATGTGCCTGAGCTTCGTGCCCGGGGAGCCGCAGGTGATCGTGGGGAGCGACAAGGCCTTCACCTACGACTACGTGTTCGAGCCGTCGGTCGAGCAGGAGGAGGTCTTCAACACCGCCGTTGCTCCGCTCATTCGGGGCATCTTCAAAG GGTATAATGCCACCGTCCTGGCCTATGGACAGACGGGGTCTGGAAAAACGTACTCTATGGGAGGTACTTACACTGCCAGTCAGGAGCACGATCCCAGCATGGGGGTCATCCCTCGTGTCATCAAGCTGCTGTTTaaggagaaagagcagaggCAGGACTGGGAATTTGTCCTCAAAGTCTCCTATTTGGAG ATCTACAATGAGGATATTCTAGACCTACTGTGCTCATCAAGAGAACGGTCTTCTCAAATCAGTATACGGGAGGATCCTAAGGAAGGCATCAAG ATTGTAGGGTTAACAGAAAGAAACGTTGCCTGTGCACGAGATACTGTATCCTGTCTAGAGCAAGGGAACAATTCCAGAACAGTGGCCTCCACGGCAATGAACTCCCAGTCCTCACGGTCCCATGCCATCTTCACCATTTGTATtgatcagaaaaagaaaaatgacaa GAACTGCAGTTTTCACTCCAAGCTACACCTGGTTGATCTTGCTGGATCTGAGAGACAAAAGAAGACCAAGGCCGAAGGAGACCGGCTGAAAGAAG GTATCAACATTAACAGAGGTCTCCTCTGCCTGGGGAACGTAATTAGTGCTCttggtgaagaaaataaaaagggtgGGTTTGTCCCCTACAGAGACTCAAAGTTAACAAGGCTACTCCAAG attCTCTGGGTGGTAACAGCCACACTCTCATGATTGCCTGTGTAAGCCCAGCAGATTCCAATCTAGAAGAAACTCTAAATACTCTGCGCTATGCTGACAGagcaagaaaaatcaaaaacaaaccaatTGTCAACGTTGATCCCCAGGCAGCCGAGCTGCATCATCTAAAGCAGCAG gtACAACAGCTACAGGTGTTATTGCTGCAGGCCCATGGAGGGACTCTCCCAGTGTCTATCAA CATGGCACCTTCAGAGAATCTGCAGTCCCTGATGGAGAAGAACCAGTCTCTAatggaagagaatgaaaagcTGAGCAGAGGGCTGAGTGAAGCTGCTGGTCAGACGGCACAGATGTTGGAAAGGATCATTCTG acagaacaagaaaatgagaagatgaaTGCCAAACTAGAGCAACTTCAGCAACACGCCGT ATGCAAGCTTGACCTCCAGAAGCTGGTGGAGACTGTGGAAGATgaggaactgaaagaaaatgtagaggTGATCCGTGATCTCCAGCAAGTGTTGGCTCAGTTCCAG AGTGAAAACACTGCCACAATGGAAGCTGCTACAGAGATGGCAAACTCTGAACAGGAAGCTACAGAT GAAGCAGAAACAGGCCAGGTTACCAAGAGATCCTCAGATGACTTCACTACGCAGCATGCCCTCCGTCAAGCACAGATGTCTAAAGAGCTGGTTGAACTGAATAAAGCCCTGGCTCTGAAAGAGGcacttgcaaagaaaatgacacaGAATGGCAGTCAGTTGGAGCCCATTCAGTCCCAGTACCAG ACTAACATCAAGGATCTGGAATTAGAAGTCAGcaatttgcaaaaagaaaaggaggagctGATCCTTGCTCTGAACATGGCAAAGAAGGATGTCAACCAAGCCAA GCTGAGCGAACGGCGTCGAAAAAGACTTCAGGAGTTGGAAGGGCAAATTAATGAGCTAAAGAAGAAGCTGAATGAGCAAGCAAAGCTCTTAAAGCTGAAAGAATCCACAGAACGCACAGTCTCCAAACTGAACCAGGAGATCAGG GAAATGAAAAACCAAAGGGTACAGCTGATGCGCCAGATGAAAGAGGATGCTGAGAAATTTAGACAGTGGAAACAACAGAAGGACAAGGAAGTGATCCAGCTGAAAGAACGG GATCGCAAAAGGCAGTATGAGCTGCTGAAGCTGGAGCGAGACTTTCAGAAGCAGGCCAGTGTTCTTCGGCGCAAAACAGAAGAG gctgcagctgctaACAAGCGCCTGAAGGATGCTCTGCAGAAGCAACGGGAGGCTGCGGATAAACGGAAGGAGAGTCAGAACCGGGGAATGGAAGGAGTTGCTGCACGAGTGAAG agctgGCTGGCAAATGAAGTAGAGGTACTGGTTAGCACTGAGGAGGCTCGCCGGCACCTTGCAGACCTTCTGGAGGACAGAAAGATCTTGGCACAGGAGCTCCTTCagcttaaagagaaaaaagactcTGGGGAAAACCCACCCTCAAAGCTCCGg AGGCGAACCTACTCCATCACGGATTTGCAGGCATCAGAGATGGACCTTTCTTTATCAAAGCAGATAGAAAGCCTGGAAACCGAGATGGAGCTCAG GAGTGCCCAAATAGCAGACCTGCAGCAGAAACTCCTAGATGCAGACAATGGAGATCGTGCGAAACAACGCTGGGACAATATTGCAACCATTCTAGAGGCTAAATGTGCTTTGAAGTATCTCCTTGGGGAG CTGGTTTCCTCCAAAGTCCAGGAAAGcaagctggagagcagcctgcagcagagtAAGGCCAGCTGTTCAGACATACAGAAGATGCTGACTGAAGAGCGAAACCACGCAACAGAAATGGAGGCTGAATTCCAAaatcagcttctgctgcaggaaCAACAGCACCAGGAAAAG GTTCTGTACCTGCTCAGCcaatttcagcaaaaagaagcagcagagaaaagacTGGAAGATTCCCTAAATGAGCAGGAGAAACAGATGCAGGAGCGACTCAAGTTTCAG gaggaagagctgaagaaaatgagggagATCTGTGAGAAGAACCAAGAACTTCTCCAGGAAAATGATATTCTTAAACAG AAACTGCTGCTTGTCCAAGTTGCCAGTGGACAGAAGCTCCGTCGCATTCAACAAGTGTCACCTGAGTCCCCAGACTCTCCCTTCGATTACATTCCACCCAAA CCAAAGACTCGACGGCAAACAGTGGCAAAACCACGCGCACCAACGCCAGAAATGGATGTGGAAGAGCTGTTGTCTGACTCAGGAgagtctggagaggaggaggatgcagaGTGGGTTCCAGTAAAAGCAGCCAAAGGAACAAAGAAGAGCGTAACAGGG TGCTTCTGCAAGGGCCGATGTGGAAACAGGCAGtgtggctgcaggaagcagaaggtGGGCTGCACTGCGGGCTGCAGCTGTGACTCAGCAAAGTGCAGAAATCGAGACCCTGGCTTCCCG GATGCCACGATGTGTGAGGACCAAACAAAGGACTCAGAAGGTTCCTTCAAACTGGAAGACCTCGCTGAAGTGACTGCAGGAGAGACCTTCTTCCAGCCTGTGTATATTCCTCCAAATATGAAG GTCCTGAAAGATATCACAGACCAAGATGTGTTCACCAAgaagcccagcactgctgcttccctgctggTGAGGGATGAGGAGTCCCAAGAGAACCAGCTCccatttgtaaagaaaaagaagagaatgctGAGTAGCAATACCAGCTTCTTCTCAGGTTGTACCCCAATCAAGGAGGAGATTAACTGA
- the KIF4A gene encoding chromosome-associated kinesin KIF4A isoform X1: MVREEEKGIPVRVALRCRPLVPKETSEGCQMCLSFVPGEPQVIVGSDKAFTYDYVFEPSVEQEEVFNTAVAPLIRGIFKGYNATVLAYGQTGSGKTYSMGGTYTASQEHDPSMGVIPRVIKLLFKEKEQRQDWEFVLKVSYLEIYNEDILDLLCSSRERSSQISIREDPKEGIKIVGLTERNVACARDTVSCLEQGNNSRTVASTAMNSQSSRSHAIFTICIDQKKKNDKNCSFHSKLHLVDLAGSERQKKTKAEGDRLKEGININRGLLCLGNVISALGEENKKGGFVPYRDSKLTRLLQDSLGGNSHTLMIACVSPADSNLEETLNTLRYADRARKIKNKPIVNVDPQAAELHHLKQQVQQLQVLLLQAHGGTLPVSINSMAPSENLQSLMEKNQSLMEENEKLSRGLSEAAGQTAQMLERIILTEQENEKMNAKLEQLQQHAVCKLDLQKLVETVEDEELKENVEVIRDLQQVLAQFQSENTATMEAATEMANSEQEATDEAETGQVTKRSSDDFTTQHALRQAQMSKELVELNKALALKEALAKKMTQNGSQLEPIQSQYQTNIKDLELEVSNLQKEKEELILALNMAKKDVNQAKLSERRRKRLQELEGQINELKKKLNEQAKLLKLKESTERTVSKLNQEIREMKNQRVQLMRQMKEDAEKFRQWKQQKDKEVIQLKERDRKRQYELLKLERDFQKQASVLRRKTEEAAAANKRLKDALQKQREAADKRKESQNRGMEGVAARVKSWLANEVEVLVSTEEARRHLADLLEDRKILAQELLQLKEKKDSGENPPSKLRRRTYSITDLQASEMDLSLSKQIESLETEMELRSAQIADLQQKLLDADNGDRAKQRWDNIATILEAKCALKYLLGELVSSKVQESKLESSLQQSKASCSDIQKMLTEERNHATEMEAEFQNQLLLQEQQHQEKVLYLLSQFQQKEAAEKRLEDSLNEQEKQMQERLKFQEEELKKMREICEKNQELLQENDILKQKLLLVQVASGQKLRRIQQVSPESPDSPFDYIPPKPKTRRQTVAKPRAPTPEMDVEELLSDSGESGEEEDAEWVPVKAAKGTKKSVTGCFCKGRCGNRQCGCRKQKVGCTAGCSCDSAKCRNRDPGFPDATMCEDQTKDSEGSFKLEDLAEVTAGETFFQPVYIPPNMKVLKDITDQDVFTKKPSTAASLLVRDEESQENQLPFVKKKKRMLSSNTSFFSGCTPIKEEIN, translated from the exons ATGGTgcgggaggaggagaaggggatcCCGGTGCGCGTGGCGCTGCGCTGCCGCCCGCTGGTGCCGAAGGAGACGAGCGAGGGCTGCCAGATGTGCCTGAGCTTCGTGCCCGGGGAGCCGCAGGTGATCGTGGGGAGCGACAAGGCCTTCACCTACGACTACGTGTTCGAGCCGTCGGTCGAGCAGGAGGAGGTCTTCAACACCGCCGTTGCTCCGCTCATTCGGGGCATCTTCAAAG GGTATAATGCCACCGTCCTGGCCTATGGACAGACGGGGTCTGGAAAAACGTACTCTATGGGAGGTACTTACACTGCCAGTCAGGAGCACGATCCCAGCATGGGGGTCATCCCTCGTGTCATCAAGCTGCTGTTTaaggagaaagagcagaggCAGGACTGGGAATTTGTCCTCAAAGTCTCCTATTTGGAG ATCTACAATGAGGATATTCTAGACCTACTGTGCTCATCAAGAGAACGGTCTTCTCAAATCAGTATACGGGAGGATCCTAAGGAAGGCATCAAG ATTGTAGGGTTAACAGAAAGAAACGTTGCCTGTGCACGAGATACTGTATCCTGTCTAGAGCAAGGGAACAATTCCAGAACAGTGGCCTCCACGGCAATGAACTCCCAGTCCTCACGGTCCCATGCCATCTTCACCATTTGTATtgatcagaaaaagaaaaatgacaa GAACTGCAGTTTTCACTCCAAGCTACACCTGGTTGATCTTGCTGGATCTGAGAGACAAAAGAAGACCAAGGCCGAAGGAGACCGGCTGAAAGAAG GTATCAACATTAACAGAGGTCTCCTCTGCCTGGGGAACGTAATTAGTGCTCttggtgaagaaaataaaaagggtgGGTTTGTCCCCTACAGAGACTCAAAGTTAACAAGGCTACTCCAAG attCTCTGGGTGGTAACAGCCACACTCTCATGATTGCCTGTGTAAGCCCAGCAGATTCCAATCTAGAAGAAACTCTAAATACTCTGCGCTATGCTGACAGagcaagaaaaatcaaaaacaaaccaatTGTCAACGTTGATCCCCAGGCAGCCGAGCTGCATCATCTAAAGCAGCAG gtACAACAGCTACAGGTGTTATTGCTGCAGGCCCATGGAGGGACTCTCCCAGTGTCTATCAA TAGCATGGCACCTTCAGAGAATCTGCAGTCCCTGATGGAGAAGAACCAGTCTCTAatggaagagaatgaaaagcTGAGCAGAGGGCTGAGTGAAGCTGCTGGTCAGACGGCACAGATGTTGGAAAGGATCATTCTG acagaacaagaaaatgagaagatgaaTGCCAAACTAGAGCAACTTCAGCAACACGCCGT ATGCAAGCTTGACCTCCAGAAGCTGGTGGAGACTGTGGAAGATgaggaactgaaagaaaatgtagaggTGATCCGTGATCTCCAGCAAGTGTTGGCTCAGTTCCAG AGTGAAAACACTGCCACAATGGAAGCTGCTACAGAGATGGCAAACTCTGAACAGGAAGCTACAGAT GAAGCAGAAACAGGCCAGGTTACCAAGAGATCCTCAGATGACTTCACTACGCAGCATGCCCTCCGTCAAGCACAGATGTCTAAAGAGCTGGTTGAACTGAATAAAGCCCTGGCTCTGAAAGAGGcacttgcaaagaaaatgacacaGAATGGCAGTCAGTTGGAGCCCATTCAGTCCCAGTACCAG ACTAACATCAAGGATCTGGAATTAGAAGTCAGcaatttgcaaaaagaaaaggaggagctGATCCTTGCTCTGAACATGGCAAAGAAGGATGTCAACCAAGCCAA GCTGAGCGAACGGCGTCGAAAAAGACTTCAGGAGTTGGAAGGGCAAATTAATGAGCTAAAGAAGAAGCTGAATGAGCAAGCAAAGCTCTTAAAGCTGAAAGAATCCACAGAACGCACAGTCTCCAAACTGAACCAGGAGATCAGG GAAATGAAAAACCAAAGGGTACAGCTGATGCGCCAGATGAAAGAGGATGCTGAGAAATTTAGACAGTGGAAACAACAGAAGGACAAGGAAGTGATCCAGCTGAAAGAACGG GATCGCAAAAGGCAGTATGAGCTGCTGAAGCTGGAGCGAGACTTTCAGAAGCAGGCCAGTGTTCTTCGGCGCAAAACAGAAGAG gctgcagctgctaACAAGCGCCTGAAGGATGCTCTGCAGAAGCAACGGGAGGCTGCGGATAAACGGAAGGAGAGTCAGAACCGGGGAATGGAAGGAGTTGCTGCACGAGTGAAG agctgGCTGGCAAATGAAGTAGAGGTACTGGTTAGCACTGAGGAGGCTCGCCGGCACCTTGCAGACCTTCTGGAGGACAGAAAGATCTTGGCACAGGAGCTCCTTCagcttaaagagaaaaaagactcTGGGGAAAACCCACCCTCAAAGCTCCGg AGGCGAACCTACTCCATCACGGATTTGCAGGCATCAGAGATGGACCTTTCTTTATCAAAGCAGATAGAAAGCCTGGAAACCGAGATGGAGCTCAG GAGTGCCCAAATAGCAGACCTGCAGCAGAAACTCCTAGATGCAGACAATGGAGATCGTGCGAAACAACGCTGGGACAATATTGCAACCATTCTAGAGGCTAAATGTGCTTTGAAGTATCTCCTTGGGGAG CTGGTTTCCTCCAAAGTCCAGGAAAGcaagctggagagcagcctgcagcagagtAAGGCCAGCTGTTCAGACATACAGAAGATGCTGACTGAAGAGCGAAACCACGCAACAGAAATGGAGGCTGAATTCCAAaatcagcttctgctgcaggaaCAACAGCACCAGGAAAAG GTTCTGTACCTGCTCAGCcaatttcagcaaaaagaagcagcagagaaaagacTGGAAGATTCCCTAAATGAGCAGGAGAAACAGATGCAGGAGCGACTCAAGTTTCAG gaggaagagctgaagaaaatgagggagATCTGTGAGAAGAACCAAGAACTTCTCCAGGAAAATGATATTCTTAAACAG AAACTGCTGCTTGTCCAAGTTGCCAGTGGACAGAAGCTCCGTCGCATTCAACAAGTGTCACCTGAGTCCCCAGACTCTCCCTTCGATTACATTCCACCCAAA CCAAAGACTCGACGGCAAACAGTGGCAAAACCACGCGCACCAACGCCAGAAATGGATGTGGAAGAGCTGTTGTCTGACTCAGGAgagtctggagaggaggaggatgcagaGTGGGTTCCAGTAAAAGCAGCCAAAGGAACAAAGAAGAGCGTAACAGGG TGCTTCTGCAAGGGCCGATGTGGAAACAGGCAGtgtggctgcaggaagcagaaggtGGGCTGCACTGCGGGCTGCAGCTGTGACTCAGCAAAGTGCAGAAATCGAGACCCTGGCTTCCCG GATGCCACGATGTGTGAGGACCAAACAAAGGACTCAGAAGGTTCCTTCAAACTGGAAGACCTCGCTGAAGTGACTGCAGGAGAGACCTTCTTCCAGCCTGTGTATATTCCTCCAAATATGAAG GTCCTGAAAGATATCACAGACCAAGATGTGTTCACCAAgaagcccagcactgctgcttccctgctggTGAGGGATGAGGAGTCCCAAGAGAACCAGCTCccatttgtaaagaaaaagaagagaatgctGAGTAGCAATACCAGCTTCTTCTCAGGTTGTACCCCAATCAAGGAGGAGATTAACTGA
- the TAF9B gene encoding transcription initiation factor TFIID subunit 9B, producing MEPAKMASPKSAPKDAQVMAQILKDMGITEYEPRVINQMLEFAYRYVTTILEDAKIYSSHAKKSSVDADDVRLAIQCRTDQSFTSPPPRDFLLDIARQKNQTPLPLIKPYSGPRLPPDRYCLTAPNYRLKSLQKKVASSAGRITVPRLSVGAVSSRPSTPTLGTPSAQTVSVSTKVGTPVSLTGQRFTVQIPSSQAAVKTATPTTPTVQNVLINPSLIGPKNILITTNMVSSQNAASDSNPLKRKHEDDDDYDTL from the exons ATGGAGCCGGCGAAGATGGCGTCTCCCAAGAGCGCTCCCAAAGACGCGCAG GTGATGGCGCAGATCCTGAAGGACATGGGTATCACGGAGTACGAGCCGCGCGTCATCAACCAGATGCTGGAGTTCGCCTACA GGTACGTGACCACTATCCTGGAGGACGCGAAGATTTACTCCAGCCACGCCAAGAAGTCCAGCGTGGACGCGGACGACGTGCGGTTGGCGATCCAGTGCCGCACGGATCAGTCCTTCACGTCCCCTCCGCCCCGCGAT TTCCTGTTGGACATCGCCAGGCAGAAGAACCAGACGCCGCTGCCGCTGATCAAACCTTACTCCGGGCCCAGGCTGCCCCCTGACAGATACTGCCTGACAGCGCCCAACTACCGCCTGAAGTCCCTGCAGAAGAAG GTCGCGTCCTCTGCAGGAAGAATCACAGTCCCTCGCCTGAGCGTCggagctgtgagcagcaggcCCAGCACACCCACCCTAG GAACACCTTCAGCACAAACAGTGTCTGTTTCAACAAAAGTGGGCACCCCGGTGTCGCTGACGGGGCAGAGGTTCACCGTGCAGATCCCCTCGTCGCAGGCAGCAGTCAAGACAG CCACACCAACTACTCCAACAGTTCAGAATGTTCTGATTAATCCTTCATTAATTGGACCAAAGAACATTCTTATTACTACAAATATGGTATCATCACAGAACGCAGCGAGTGACTCGAATCCCTTGAAAAGGAAGCACGAAGACGATGATGATTATGATACTTTGTGA